In one window of Holophagales bacterium DNA:
- a CDS encoding YraN family protein, whose translation MPRPAGSARAPTTPKGRGGEDEAALFLEGRGLTVFARNVRVGGGEIDLVAGDGGTVVFVEVKWRRDASRGAPAEAVTPLKRRRLLSAARAWLAENPSGARREVRFDVVAIEGDAGTIDWIRGAFDAT comes from the coding sequence GTGCCGCGCCCGGCCGGTTCTGCACGTGCTCCGACGACGCCGAAGGGGCGCGGCGGCGAGGACGAGGCGGCCCTGTTCCTGGAAGGGCGTGGGCTGACCGTCTTCGCGCGCAACGTCCGGGTGGGCGGGGGAGAGATCGACCTGGTGGCCGGGGACGGCGGGACGGTCGTCTTCGTCGAGGTGAAGTGGCGGCGGGATGCCTCGCGTGGGGCGCCGGCCGAGGCCGTCACTCCCCTGAAGAGGAGGAGGCTCCTCTCGGCGGCGCGTGCCTGGCTCGCGGAGAACCCTTCGGGCGCCCGGCGCGAGGTGCGGTTCGACGTGGTGGCGATCGAGGGCGACGCCGGAACGATCGACTGGATACGAGGAGCATTCGATGCCACGTGA